From one Thermatribacter velox genomic stretch:
- a CDS encoding chromate transporter, producing the protein MQLFFSFLKIGAFTWGGGYAMLPLIKQELVEKKSFLSEEEFIEGVSVAQSLPGAIAINTACFVGRKLAGGSGALISLLGSALPSFVVILILATLFLRCKEILFVKRFFYGATPAIAALIGGAIVDLGKSALKQIEEVIIAVLLFLFVFFFDVHPLWIVVLGGILGLVRKR; encoded by the coding sequence ATGCAGCTCTTTTTTTCTTTTTTGAAAATAGGTGCTTTCACCTGGGGGGGAGGCTATGCCATGTTACCCCTCATTAAACAGGAATTGGTGGAGAAAAAGAGTTTTCTAAGCGAAGAAGAATTCATCGAAGGTGTCTCTGTCGCCCAGAGCCTTCCGGGAGCAATTGCCATAAATACTGCTTGTTTTGTTGGTAGAAAGCTGGCTGGAGGAAGCGGGGCTCTGATATCGCTTTTGGGTTCGGCCCTTCCTTCTTTTGTAGTCATTCTAATTCTGGCTACTCTTTTTTTACGCTGTAAAGAAATTTTGTTTGTGAAAAGATTTTTTTATGGAGCTACCCCAGCCATTGCTGCGCTCATTGGAGGAGCTATTGTAGATCTTGGGAAAAGCGCCTTGAAGCAAATCGAAGAAGTTATTATTGCCGTTTTGCTTTTTCTCTTTGTGTTCTTTTTCGACGTGCATCCTCTCTGGATTGTAGTTTTGGGTGGAATTTTGGGTTTGGTGAGAAAACGATGA
- a CDS encoding ABC transporter permease: protein MRKVEALSGTSLLKGAFLKPETSSLLILVAMFIITAVLQENFFEARSIIRNINAFAPLILLAMGQAVVIVSGGLDLSQGTALSLLTCVLTTVMRTDNPVTGVYALFAAFAVALLTGVINGIGIGYLRIPPVIVTFATSYLWLGWALFLRPTPGGETVDWFRVFYRMRSVEGLPAFIRSLDYFVPPSLFLVLVGCFLWFLISKTRTGRYIYAVGSNAESAYYSGIDTARTQLLACVINAIFIFLAALFFVAQNQTGDARMGGPLTLRSVAAVVVGGIALSGGKGSIYFALVGALILSFVSKIIFFANIPNAYQTLVSGIIVIAAIAGPAYMTITKEER from the coding sequence ATGAGAAAAGTCGAAGCACTTTCTGGAACTTCTCTTCTGAAGGGCGCGTTTTTAAAGCCCGAAACTTCCAGCCTTTTGATCCTGGTTGCTATGTTCATTATAACTGCGGTGCTACAAGAAAATTTTTTTGAAGCCAGGTCCATCATACGGAATATTAATGCCTTTGCTCCTCTTATCCTTCTGGCCATGGGCCAGGCTGTGGTGATTGTTTCGGGTGGGCTTGATCTATCCCAGGGCACAGCGCTTTCTCTTCTCACCTGTGTTTTGACCACAGTGATGCGAACTGATAACCCAGTGACAGGGGTTTATGCACTTTTTGCGGCTTTCGCAGTGGCTCTTTTAACCGGTGTCATAAATGGTATTGGTATAGGATATTTGAGAATACCTCCGGTGATTGTTACTTTTGCCACCTCTTATCTCTGGTTGGGTTGGGCTCTATTTTTGCGACCTACTCCTGGTGGGGAAACCGTAGACTGGTTCCGTGTTTTTTACAGAATGCGTAGTGTAGAGGGTCTTCCCGCCTTTATCAGATCGCTGGATTACTTTGTCCCTCCATCTTTGTTTCTGGTACTTGTGGGTTGTTTTTTGTGGTTTTTGATCAGCAAGACCAGGACTGGCCGCTATATTTATGCTGTAGGTAGCAATGCAGAAAGCGCTTACTATAGCGGCATAGATACTGCGAGAACGCAGTTGTTGGCCTGTGTGATTAATGCGATTTTTATTTTCCTGGCGGCTTTATTCTTCGTTGCTCAGAACCAGACTGGGGATGCACGGATGGGTGGTCCACTTACCTTACGATCCGTAGCAGCAGTGGTTGTGGGAGGCATTGCTCTCTCGGGGGGAAAGGGTAGTATATACTTTGCCCTGGTGGGAGCTTTGATTCTCAGCTTTGTGAGTAAAATAATCTTTTTCGCAAATATCCCCAATGCTTACCAGACGCTGGTTTCTGGAATAATTGTCATTGCTGCTATCGCTGGTCCTGCCTATATGACCATAACCAAGGAAGAGCGTTGA
- a CDS encoding ABC transporter permease — MKDTIGKVALIQLWYEKYKKILLVLVLILAIFVFGEITLPTGFLSIGQILITAKLASFTALFGLCQMIVIAGGGEGLDLSVGYNATLTAVVTASIMNGSNGNLWLAVLVALGFGIAIGMANGALASYLRLPPLVVTLAMADILQGIVNAYVAGKAITGRPSPILTLMAAKSTGEFPNILFVLIPVAVLATIAFNNTKWGQILFGVGANERTAYLSGINVKKVRFAAFTVSGTLASLIGLLLLGNMGIAFKDMGSNYVLPSIAAVVLGGVPLSGGGGNYLGVIMGAIFLQALTNLLVAFGLGDAAKWVTFGIILFVMLSFYASNVRRR, encoded by the coding sequence ATGAAGGATACCATTGGTAAAGTGGCTTTAATTCAGCTCTGGTATGAAAAGTATAAAAAAATACTGCTCGTTTTGGTGCTGATTTTGGCCATATTCGTTTTTGGAGAGATAACCCTGCCTACTGGATTCTTAAGCATTGGTCAGATTCTGATTACTGCTAAGCTGGCTTCGTTTACTGCTCTTTTCGGGCTTTGTCAGATGATTGTTATAGCTGGTGGAGGAGAAGGCCTTGACTTATCTGTAGGTTACAACGCAACTTTAACCGCGGTGGTCACGGCAAGTATTATGAATGGAAGCAATGGCAACCTGTGGCTGGCTGTTCTGGTTGCGCTGGGTTTTGGGATAGCCATAGGCATGGCCAATGGTGCTCTTGCTTCCTATTTGAGGCTTCCACCTTTGGTGGTTACTCTGGCCATGGCCGATATATTGCAAGGCATAGTTAACGCTTATGTTGCAGGTAAAGCCATCACTGGAAGACCCTCGCCCATCTTAACTTTGATGGCTGCCAAGTCCACCGGTGAGTTTCCCAACATCCTTTTTGTCTTAATTCCCGTAGCGGTATTGGCGACCATTGCTTTCAACAATACAAAATGGGGTCAGATACTGTTTGGAGTGGGCGCTAACGAGCGCACTGCGTATTTGAGTGGAATTAATGTCAAAAAAGTGCGATTTGCTGCTTTTACAGTGAGTGGCACTTTAGCCAGCTTGATTGGTTTGCTTTTGCTTGGTAACATGGGCATTGCCTTTAAGGACATGGGCTCCAATTATGTTCTACCAAGCATAGCGGCCGTGGTTTTAGGTGGAGTACCGCTGAGCGGCGGCGGTGGTAATTATTTAGGTGTCATTATGGGAGCCATATTCTTGCAAGCCTTAACCAACCTTTTGGTTGCTTTTGGTCTTGGTGACGCAGCTAAATGGGTTACTTTTGGGATCATTCTCTTTGTTATGCTTAGCTTTTATGCCAGCAACGTGCGCAGGAGGTAA
- a CDS encoding carbohydrate ABC transporter permease — protein sequence MTKVHVYKREWLLFLPLFGLLIFVMIFPTFYTFLLSFSRFSLLGNKLVLSGLKNYSSLINDEEFWVSLKNSVLFTGITVPFELVLGLFLALWLNRQFRGKYLVRAALLLPWAIPTALNAVVWRWMYNTDYGIFNDLLLRVGLIRAGINWLGQIPLAMISMMIVAIWKTSSFMALILLAGLQSIPNEVYEAALIDGSTKWTTFKSITLPLLKPAILVSLLFRTMDAFRSFDLPFNLTQGGPVNSTETLSLYAYKVSFQFLKFDYAASVIIVQFAILLVLSILYLRFLEVEL from the coding sequence TTGACAAAAGTCCATGTGTATAAACGTGAATGGCTGTTGTTTTTGCCTCTTTTTGGGTTGCTCATTTTCGTGATGATATTCCCTACTTTCTATACTTTCCTTCTTAGTTTTAGTCGTTTTTCTTTATTGGGTAATAAATTGGTTTTATCTGGTTTAAAAAATTATTCGAGCCTGATAAATGATGAAGAATTTTGGGTTTCTCTCAAAAACAGTGTTCTGTTCACAGGCATTACTGTACCATTTGAACTGGTATTGGGCTTGTTTTTGGCTTTGTGGTTAAACAGGCAATTTAGGGGTAAATACCTGGTAAGAGCGGCGCTTCTTTTGCCTTGGGCTATTCCTACGGCCCTGAACGCAGTTGTTTGGCGCTGGATGTACAATACTGACTATGGAATTTTTAATGACTTGCTTTTAAGAGTTGGTTTAATCCGAGCAGGCATCAATTGGCTTGGACAAATTCCTCTTGCAATGATTTCTATGATGATTGTCGCAATATGGAAAACTAGTTCTTTCATGGCTCTAATACTTCTGGCAGGTTTACAATCTATCCCTAATGAAGTTTACGAAGCTGCTCTTATTGATGGTTCCACAAAGTGGACTACCTTCAAGTCTATCACGCTTCCTCTTTTGAAGCCGGCGATTTTGGTTTCTTTACTTTTCAGAACTATGGATGCTTTTAGGAGCTTTGATTTGCCTTTTAACTTAACCCAAGGAGGTCCTGTTAATTCTACGGAAACCCTGAGTCTTTATGCTTACAAAGTTTCTTTTCAGTTTCTTAAATTTGATTATGCTGCTTCGGTTATCATTGTACAATTTGCCATTTTATTGGTTTTAAGTATTTTGTATTTGAGATTCCTGGAGGTGGAACTATAG
- a CDS encoding YigZ family protein, producing MPQTIAQESEATLNIERSRFIAKSFRVASPQEARKVLKEVVREFPDATHHCFAWRIGAEKVEEFASDAGEPPGSAGRPILGAIKKYRLTNTMVVVVRYFGGKKLGVKGLIKAYGEAAQLALAKSGTQEFKPQIHFAFEVDPVYFNLFIARLQSVVGNEGTMNIDSKLLKVSLTLPSKKEEKITEFIGKAQKEGWLSSFYVKND from the coding sequence ATGCCACAAACTATAGCTCAGGAAAGTGAAGCAACACTGAATATCGAACGTTCCAGATTTATAGCAAAGAGTTTCCGGGTTGCCAGCCCTCAGGAGGCTCGCAAAGTCCTCAAAGAGGTAGTTAGGGAATTTCCTGATGCCACCCACCACTGCTTTGCCTGGCGGATAGGTGCAGAAAAAGTGGAAGAATTCGCCTCTGATGCCGGTGAACCACCAGGAAGTGCCGGAAGACCTATTCTTGGAGCCATAAAAAAATACCGGCTCACCAACACCATGGTGGTTGTAGTGCGCTACTTTGGCGGCAAAAAGCTGGGTGTAAAAGGACTCATTAAAGCTTACGGAGAGGCAGCTCAGCTTGCTCTTGCGAAATCAGGCACTCAGGAATTTAAACCACAAATACACTTTGCCTTTGAGGTAGATCCTGTCTATTTCAATCTCTTTATCGCTCGTCTCCAGTCAGTAGTTGGGAACGAGGGAACTATGAATATAGACAGCAAACTCTTGAAGGTTTCCTTAACTTTACCTTCCAAAAAAGAAGAGAAAATCACCGAGTTCATTGGGAAAGCCCAGAAAGAGGGTTGGCTTTCTTCTTTTTATGTAAAAAATGATTGA
- a CDS encoding chromate transporter, with translation MIYLQLFLAFLRVGFFAFGGGAAALPLIEKEVVENYHWLQNGEFLELVTLSELSPGPIGINSATYAGFKVAGFWGAFVATVAFCFPSFLLVFLAYRFLSVFEHDSRVQSFLRGLRPAVLALMGMACYSIAHRGIKDWFTIFVAAFAFFLIYYRKMDPILVLLLCGLVGILTGLTGLKLGI, from the coding sequence ATGATTTATTTGCAACTTTTTCTTGCTTTCTTGCGGGTAGGTTTTTTTGCCTTTGGAGGGGGAGCTGCTGCCCTTCCCCTTATTGAGAAAGAAGTAGTGGAAAATTATCATTGGCTGCAAAACGGAGAATTTTTGGAACTGGTTACCCTCTCTGAGCTTTCTCCAGGACCCATCGGGATCAATTCAGCCACTTACGCTGGCTTCAAGGTGGCTGGTTTCTGGGGCGCTTTTGTGGCAACAGTGGCTTTTTGTTTCCCTTCTTTTTTGCTGGTTTTCCTGGCCTATCGTTTTCTTTCTGTTTTTGAACATGATAGTAGAGTGCAAAGTTTTCTGCGAGGTTTACGGCCTGCAGTTCTGGCTCTGATGGGTATGGCCTGTTATTCCATTGCCCATCGGGGGATAAAGGACTGGTTTACCATTTTTGTAGCAGCCTTTGCCTTCTTTTTGATTTATTACCGGAAAATGGACCCCATTCTGGTGCTTCTTTTGTGCGGTTTGGTGGGAATTTTAACAGGGTTGACAGGTCTGAAGTTAGGAATATAA
- a CDS encoding sugar ABC transporter ATP-binding protein: protein MVILEAKGIKKYFGGVVALSNGNLKCRKGRITGLLGANGSGKSTLSKIIAGVYRADAGEIIYEGKAVHYRNPHEARQNGIALVFQNLSLVPDLTVWQNIVLGMEKNRGLFLENEEARALSRAILENLMPDLDIEKKVYQLSPSEMQVVEIAKAISSNPRLLILDEPTAALEQHEVKNLFEYMRKLANEGVAMIFTSHRLWEVMEICDDVTIFRNGEDVATIDFDKEEKDPDKIIGYITGETKKASVKVDHGTLNGQVLLGAKIRPKSKNSVLKDIDLELRKGEILGIGGLAGQGQNELMYALAGSYPFVRCEVRLEGRNFLLNKPGDAIQNGIVLVPGDRQREGLFLEHSVYENTVFPKFGLPDHPLFIPEKEYRTECEQIVDILSIKTPGLDAPVNTLSGGNQQKVVVGKWLSFDIKVLLLADPAKGVDVGAKRDLYEYIVKLAKDKGVGVILYASDNEELVEHCDRVLIMYEGEIVASLAGEEISDDAITAVSMRVKR from the coding sequence TTGGTAATACTTGAGGCAAAAGGTATAAAGAAGTATTTTGGGGGCGTTGTGGCGCTTTCCAACGGGAATTTGAAGTGCAGAAAAGGTCGAATAACCGGGCTTTTGGGAGCCAATGGGTCTGGAAAAAGCACTCTTTCCAAAATCATCGCTGGGGTATACCGAGCGGATGCTGGTGAAATAATATACGAAGGTAAAGCGGTACATTATAGAAATCCTCATGAGGCAAGGCAAAACGGTATTGCTCTTGTCTTTCAAAACCTGAGTCTGGTTCCAGACCTTACTGTTTGGCAAAATATTGTTTTAGGTATGGAAAAAAACCGAGGCCTGTTTCTTGAAAACGAAGAAGCAAGAGCGCTCTCCAGAGCAATTCTTGAGAATTTAATGCCTGACCTGGACATAGAAAAAAAGGTTTACCAGCTGTCTCCGAGCGAGATGCAGGTGGTGGAAATTGCTAAAGCTATTTCAAGCAACCCCAGGCTCCTTATCCTTGACGAGCCTACCGCAGCGCTGGAGCAACATGAGGTTAAAAATCTTTTTGAGTATATGCGAAAGCTGGCTAATGAGGGCGTGGCCATGATTTTTACCTCGCACCGTTTGTGGGAAGTGATGGAGATATGCGATGATGTTACCATATTCAGAAATGGTGAGGATGTGGCCACCATTGATTTCGATAAAGAAGAAAAAGACCCTGATAAAATTATAGGATATATCACTGGAGAAACGAAGAAGGCGAGTGTTAAAGTGGACCATGGAACGCTCAATGGTCAGGTATTGCTTGGAGCAAAGATAAGACCCAAAAGCAAAAATAGTGTTCTTAAGGACATTGACCTGGAGTTGCGAAAAGGAGAAATTCTGGGTATCGGAGGGCTTGCTGGTCAGGGCCAGAACGAACTCATGTATGCCCTGGCAGGTAGTTACCCCTTTGTTCGTTGTGAGGTACGCCTTGAGGGGAGGAATTTTCTTCTCAATAAACCAGGTGATGCTATTCAAAACGGCATAGTGCTTGTTCCAGGAGACAGACAGAGAGAGGGCCTTTTTCTGGAGCATTCTGTCTATGAGAACACGGTTTTTCCTAAGTTTGGTCTTCCCGACCATCCCCTTTTTATACCGGAAAAAGAATACCGCACCGAGTGCGAGCAAATAGTAGACATACTTTCCATAAAAACGCCTGGTCTCGATGCTCCGGTGAACACTCTTTCTGGTGGTAATCAGCAGAAGGTCGTGGTGGGGAAGTGGCTTTCTTTTGACATCAAGGTTCTTCTTTTAGCTGACCCTGCTAAGGGAGTGGACGTTGGAGCTAAAAGAGATCTTTATGAGTATATTGTGAAACTGGCCAAAGATAAAGGAGTTGGGGTTATTCTCTATGCCAGTGATAACGAAGAGTTGGTTGAGCATTGTGATCGGGTACTGATTATGTATGAGGGAGAAATTGTGGCCAGCCTTGCCGGAGAAGAAATCAGCGACGATGCTATAACCGCTGTTTCGATGCGAGTGAAGCGATGA
- a CDS encoding ABC transporter substrate-binding protein, whose product MEKMVVVLLVSLLILLSFVANALAGDAVKVVLGISPREVGNVLPDLLEEFERENPQINVEWMKVPGVPGEQHSLYVTNLLGGSPTPDVIAIDMIWGGEFAANGWARPLNDFFSEKAREDFIDVALDPVLLNGKVYGVPLYINGIHFFYRKDLLDKYGLEVPATWEDVVESSKKVLAGEKDENLVGLVSMWARIEGLFMNYLQFFWGAGGEFFDPSGKVLVNGPEGLKALQFMVDLLYKHKMVPESVLTYKPDDARVLFQQGRSIFMVVQSYVWPMLNASDSNVAGKVDFQRVPYFEGHPETRTICLGGWNLVINPYSKHPEEAWKLVSFLTNLESQLKLTLHTGNLSARKSVFEQPEVLSEGKTALKMFEQYMKAGNVRPSSLSGSKYPQLSDIMQSSIHSALLLEKQPQEALEDAAKKIEELMSE is encoded by the coding sequence ATGGAAAAAATGGTTGTCGTGCTTTTGGTAAGTCTTTTAATTTTGCTCTCTTTTGTGGCAAATGCTCTGGCGGGTGATGCTGTAAAAGTGGTATTAGGTATTTCGCCTCGGGAGGTTGGAAATGTCTTGCCAGACTTGTTGGAAGAATTTGAGAGAGAGAATCCTCAAATAAACGTAGAATGGATGAAGGTTCCGGGAGTACCCGGGGAACAACATAGTTTGTATGTAACCAACCTCCTTGGTGGAAGCCCGACCCCCGATGTTATAGCTATCGACATGATCTGGGGTGGAGAATTCGCTGCCAATGGTTGGGCCAGGCCGTTAAACGATTTCTTTTCTGAAAAAGCGCGTGAAGATTTTATTGATGTCGCGTTAGACCCTGTTCTTCTAAACGGAAAAGTTTACGGCGTTCCTCTTTATATAAACGGCATACACTTCTTTTACAGAAAAGACCTGTTGGACAAGTATGGACTTGAAGTGCCAGCTACTTGGGAAGATGTGGTAGAAAGCTCTAAAAAGGTCCTGGCAGGAGAGAAAGACGAGAACTTGGTTGGTTTGGTAAGTATGTGGGCGAGGATAGAGGGCTTATTCATGAATTATCTCCAGTTTTTCTGGGGAGCGGGAGGAGAATTTTTTGATCCTTCAGGTAAGGTTCTTGTCAATGGCCCAGAGGGACTCAAGGCTCTCCAGTTTATGGTAGATTTGCTCTATAAACACAAAATGGTTCCTGAGAGCGTACTTACTTATAAACCAGATGATGCGAGGGTTCTTTTCCAACAAGGCAGATCTATTTTTATGGTGGTACAGAGTTATGTTTGGCCGATGCTTAATGCCAGTGATTCAAACGTTGCTGGAAAAGTGGATTTTCAGCGAGTGCCTTATTTTGAAGGACATCCTGAGACCAGAACCATTTGTTTGGGCGGTTGGAATCTGGTTATCAATCCTTATTCTAAACATCCGGAAGAAGCATGGAAGCTTGTAAGTTTCCTTACTAACCTAGAATCTCAGCTCAAACTTACTCTTCATACGGGTAATTTAAGCGCCAGGAAATCGGTTTTTGAACAACCAGAGGTACTTTCGGAAGGTAAGACAGCACTAAAGATGTTTGAACAATACATGAAAGCAGGAAATGTACGCCCCTCCTCGTTGAGTGGTAGCAAATATCCCCAGTTATCAGATATAATGCAGTCTAGTATTCATTCGGCTTTGCTTTTGGAAAAGCAACCGCAAGAAGCTTTGGAAGATGCTGCAAAGAAGATAGAAGAACTGATGTCTGAGTGA
- a CDS encoding substrate-binding domain-containing protein, whose product MTKARNFKKIMLVVSICALFLLGLGMQAFAKLPVVGISTGSSGTSWRTIMINSLEQVGNEYKAAGKIADYKIVNNVVNGDATEQANIIRDFIAQGVDIILVNPNSPTALNGVIKEAQEEGILVVAFDATVTAPDVVNVTLDHYAWHQKNVEWICSTLQKGNLIQIYGLEGHPANIDRMKAASDVLKKYPDIKLIASTSGYWDQTKAKEVASQIIASGQQIDGVITQDGMAYGVLSAFLDAGKLPKVMFGDPGTAFFKEWKRLRDEGAEFKACAQPNPPGIGGTAFRIALQLYNGKKFKPGVLKDNTYFYKVSMFITDENFEEGWELLKDKPDDYLLNEIMSEEEVAALFE is encoded by the coding sequence ATGACCAAAGCACGTAACTTTAAGAAAATCATGTTGGTCGTTTCGATATGTGCTCTTTTCCTGCTGGGTTTAGGAATGCAGGCTTTTGCTAAGCTACCAGTGGTGGGCATTTCCACTGGTTCTTCGGGTACTTCCTGGCGAACTATTATGATTAACTCGTTAGAACAAGTGGGCAATGAGTACAAGGCAGCGGGTAAAATCGCCGATTACAAAATTGTGAACAATGTTGTCAACGGTGACGCCACTGAACAGGCCAACATCATTCGTGACTTCATTGCCCAGGGTGTTGACATTATTCTGGTTAACCCCAACTCTCCTACCGCACTGAATGGAGTTATTAAAGAAGCCCAGGAAGAAGGCATACTAGTGGTAGCTTTTGATGCCACTGTTACCGCTCCAGACGTTGTGAACGTGACCCTTGACCACTATGCATGGCATCAAAAGAACGTGGAATGGATTTGTTCAACTCTCCAGAAAGGAAACCTCATTCAGATTTACGGCCTTGAGGGCCATCCGGCAAACATCGACCGCATGAAGGCTGCTTCTGACGTGCTCAAAAAATACCCGGACATTAAGCTTATTGCTTCTACCAGTGGTTATTGGGACCAGACCAAGGCCAAAGAAGTAGCTTCTCAGATCATTGCTTCCGGCCAGCAGATAGACGGCGTAATTACCCAGGATGGAATGGCTTACGGTGTTCTTTCTGCTTTCCTTGATGCTGGAAAACTACCCAAAGTGATGTTTGGAGACCCAGGTACTGCGTTCTTTAAAGAATGGAAAAGGTTGCGTGACGAGGGTGCAGAGTTTAAAGCTTGCGCTCAGCCCAATCCTCCGGGAATAGGCGGTACGGCCTTCAGAATTGCCTTGCAGCTTTATAACGGCAAGAAATTTAAACCAGGTGTTTTGAAGGACAACACTTATTTCTACAAAGTAAGCATGTTCATAACCGATGAAAACTTTGAGGAAGGTTGGGAACTCCTCAAAGACAAGCCCGATGATTATCTCTTGAACGAAATTATGTCGGAGGAAGAAGTAGCAGCACTCTTTGAATAA
- a CDS encoding GntR family transcriptional regulator, with the protein MKKLLDESSPVPLYHQLSQILREKIESGEWKEGDKIPTELDLCREYGLSRGTVAQALRELELEGLIYRKQGRGTFVAEKKISQDLSHFYSFAKDLQERGVVLSSKMLRMEVMQAPSSVKGKLSISEDRVFLIERLRFADDLPVILERIYLPLSFEEISHEVTALERGAIYDLFSKMGVKVSRAREEFEVVRMNQQEAALFGVEEGFPALLVRRITFDENEIPFEYRKSIIRADQCRYSVELKA; encoded by the coding sequence ATGAAAAAACTGCTTGATGAAAGCAGCCCAGTACCTCTTTATCATCAGTTGAGCCAAATTTTGCGTGAAAAAATTGAAAGCGGAGAGTGGAAAGAAGGAGATAAAATACCCACCGAGCTTGATTTGTGTAGAGAATATGGCCTGAGCAGAGGAACAGTGGCTCAAGCCCTTCGGGAGCTTGAGCTTGAGGGACTCATCTACCGCAAGCAGGGTCGAGGCACTTTTGTGGCTGAGAAGAAAATATCTCAGGACCTTTCTCATTTTTACAGCTTTGCAAAGGACTTGCAGGAACGAGGAGTTGTGCTTTCGTCAAAGATGTTACGGATGGAGGTTATGCAGGCCCCCTCTTCGGTTAAAGGAAAGCTTTCTATTTCCGAGGATAGAGTGTTTTTGATCGAAAGACTTCGCTTTGCAGATGACCTTCCCGTTATCCTGGAAAGAATTTACTTACCGCTTTCTTTTGAAGAAATATCGCATGAAGTTACTGCTCTTGAGCGAGGAGCTATCTATGACCTTTTTTCCAAAATGGGGGTGAAAGTGAGTCGGGCAAGAGAAGAGTTTGAGGTGGTGAGAATGAATCAACAGGAAGCGGCGCTTTTTGGGGTGGAAGAAGGATTTCCTGCACTTTTAGTGAGAAGAATTACTTTTGATGAGAATGAGATCCCTTTTGAATACAGAAAAAGCATCATAAGGGCTGACCAATGTCGCTACAGCGTGGAACTCAAAGCTTGA
- a CDS encoding carbohydrate ABC transporter permease, translating into MKNKRLLIINSVKTLFVNLLLILVFFFPVVWIFLTSLKTQSEIYAFPISYWPRKITLENYHLVLRGSGFSRYLINSLIVSLGTTLLVVLLAFLGAYFFARTKLKGRKPLLLFVLMISMFPPIAVAPPLFIFFRKVGLINNYLGLILAHSGLFSPIAVWILTNFLKSVPFELEDAAKVDGCGVLGIIKNVILPLSLPGLAATFLIVFVFSWCEFLLSLVLLNQNELRTAVVGIALYPGEYAFPWELISTATFLALLPIIFFVFVFQRLIIGGLTAGAIK; encoded by the coding sequence ATGAAAAATAAAAGGCTTTTAATAATTAATTCTGTTAAAACTCTTTTTGTAAATTTACTTTTGATTTTAGTTTTTTTCTTTCCTGTCGTATGGATTTTTTTAACTTCTTTAAAGACTCAGAGCGAGATTTATGCTTTTCCTATAAGTTACTGGCCTCGAAAAATCACACTGGAGAATTATCATCTGGTTTTACGCGGTTCCGGATTTTCACGTTATTTGATTAATAGTTTAATTGTTTCTTTGGGTACCACTCTTTTGGTTGTGTTGCTTGCTTTCTTAGGCGCTTACTTTTTTGCAAGAACCAAGTTGAAAGGAAGAAAGCCTTTGCTATTGTTTGTGCTTATGATTTCTATGTTCCCACCTATTGCAGTAGCTCCGCCGCTTTTTATTTTCTTTAGAAAAGTAGGTTTAATAAATAATTATTTAGGTTTGATTTTGGCACATAGTGGTCTTTTCTCTCCAATAGCTGTATGGATTTTGACAAATTTTCTTAAAAGTGTGCCTTTTGAGTTAGAAGATGCAGCTAAGGTTGATGGATGCGGTGTTTTGGGGATAATTAAAAATGTTATATTACCCCTCTCTTTACCTGGCTTAGCTGCTACTTTTCTTATTGTGTTCGTATTTTCTTGGTGTGAATTTCTGTTATCCCTTGTATTACTTAATCAAAACGAGTTGCGAACAGCTGTAGTTGGAATTGCTCTTTATCCGGGGGAATACGCTTTTCCGTGGGAACTTATTAGCACAGCTACTTTTCTAGCGCTTTTACCCATAATATTTTTTGTCTTCGTGTTTCAGAGGTTAATTATAGGGGGCTTAACGGCCGGAGCTATTAAATAA